The following proteins come from a genomic window of Mycolicibacterium rufum:
- a CDS encoding hydrogenase: protein MASVLWFQGGACSGNTMSFLNAEEPNVVDLIVDFGLDLLWHPSLGLELGQNAQKVFWDCAKGERPLDIFVFEGTVMEAYDGRADMFADRPMKDWVTDLAGAAQIVVAIGDCACWGGIPAMEPNPSGSTGLQFHKREKGGYLGPDFRSKMGLPVINVPGCPAHPDWITQILVALATGRAGDITLDDLHRPETFFKTFTQTGCTRVQFFEYKQSTLSFGEGTRTGCLFYEFGCRGPMTHSPCNRILWNRQSSKTRAGMPCLGCTEPEFPHFDLAPGTLFKTQKVSGMIPKEVPEGTDHLTYMGLAAAARIAAPQWSKEDMFVV from the coding sequence ATGGCATCGGTGCTGTGGTTCCAGGGTGGTGCCTGTAGTGGCAACACCATGTCGTTCCTCAACGCAGAGGAACCGAACGTCGTCGACCTGATCGTCGACTTCGGGCTGGATCTGCTGTGGCATCCGTCGCTGGGGCTCGAACTCGGCCAGAACGCCCAGAAGGTGTTCTGGGACTGCGCCAAAGGCGAACGGCCGCTGGACATCTTCGTCTTCGAGGGCACGGTGATGGAGGCCTACGACGGCCGGGCCGACATGTTCGCCGACCGACCGATGAAGGACTGGGTCACCGACCTCGCCGGCGCCGCGCAGATCGTCGTCGCCATCGGCGACTGCGCCTGCTGGGGCGGCATCCCGGCGATGGAACCGAACCCGTCGGGGTCGACCGGGCTGCAGTTCCACAAGCGCGAGAAAGGTGGTTACCTCGGTCCGGACTTCCGGTCGAAGATGGGCCTGCCGGTCATCAACGTGCCCGGTTGCCCGGCCCATCCCGACTGGATCACCCAGATCCTGGTCGCACTGGCCACCGGCCGCGCGGGCGACATCACCCTCGACGACCTGCACCGGCCGGAGACGTTCTTCAAGACCTTCACCCAGACGGGCTGCACCCGCGTGCAGTTCTTCGAATACAAGCAGTCGACGTTGTCGTTCGGCGAGGGCACTCGAACCGGTTGCCTCTTCTATGAATTCGGCTGCCGCGGCCCGATGACGCACTCGCCCTGCAACCGCATCCTGTGGAACCGGCAGTCGTCGAAGACGCGCGCAGGCATGCCCTGCCTCGGCTGCACCGAGCCTGAGTTCCCGCACTTCGACCTCGCCCCAGGAACCCTGTTCAAGACGCAGAAGGTCAGCGGCATGATCCCCAAGGAAGTGCCCGAGGGAACCGACCACCTGACCTACATGGGCCTGGCCGCGGCCGCGCGCATCGCGGCGCCGCAGTGGTCCAAAGAAGACATGTTCGTGGTCTAG
- a CDS encoding DUF1641 domain-containing protein — MGSNGEASAPVLDPPALTGPSAALRDRLDDPRVAEALTTLLEHADLLAVLVTGLDGFVRRGDDITANLTSALGDLRGQSVELGQLSSSLAQLSGGLVHAAPAITTLLNSPLTDPAGAEVIAALGDAMVSARQSVPPAPRGVRGLWKTLRGAAKDPDVARGVAYLLEVARVFGRRV, encoded by the coding sequence ATGGGCAGCAACGGTGAAGCGAGCGCTCCCGTCCTGGATCCGCCGGCGCTGACCGGTCCGTCGGCCGCGCTGCGGGACCGACTCGACGATCCCCGGGTCGCCGAGGCTCTCACGACGCTGCTCGAACACGCGGATCTGCTCGCGGTGCTCGTCACCGGCCTCGACGGCTTCGTGCGCCGCGGCGACGACATCACCGCGAACCTGACCTCGGCGCTGGGTGATCTCAGGGGCCAATCCGTTGAGCTGGGCCAACTGTCGTCGAGTCTGGCGCAGCTCTCCGGGGGCCTGGTGCACGCGGCGCCGGCGATCACCACCCTGCTGAACTCCCCGCTCACCGACCCGGCCGGAGCCGAGGTGATCGCCGCCCTCGGCGACGCCATGGTGTCCGCGCGGCAGTCCGTCCCGCCGGCGCCTCGCGGAGTGCGCGGCCTGTGGAAGACGCTGCGCGGTGCGGCCAAGGACCCCGATGTGGCACGCGGTGTGGCGTACCTGCTCGAGGTGGCCCGCGTTTTCGGCCGACGAGTCTGA
- a CDS encoding AraC family transcriptional regulator: MSRLTRLGFIDIRRTSDPVRRKVRSRGVPPALSDHEIFYTEDIAKATRLMGRALSPLTLTVDPAEADGFAATMHGVRLRNVSMLYFDLHVPATIDIPESGRYYAVHMPMNGVATVVHPSSTFQANTMRSLVSSPGVPLRLELGVDAPQLLIRIEAQAMTAHVTRLIGRNLVRPLVFEPEFDLATEAAMRWHAAVQLVHTEVYHAGSLIQKGRAIGPVEELVMSSLLYLQPSNYHADITQPSSPDPRRTVIQQAMDFIDDHLAERITMESLANAVHMSVRSIQQGFRSELGMSPMAFVRERRLERVHEELTDAIPADGVTVTAVAERWGFHHLGSFSVEYRKRWGEAPSETLRR; encoded by the coding sequence ATGTCGCGTCTGACCCGTCTCGGCTTCATCGACATCCGCCGCACCAGCGACCCGGTCCGGCGCAAGGTGCGCTCGCGCGGTGTCCCGCCCGCCCTGAGCGATCACGAGATCTTCTACACCGAGGACATCGCCAAGGCGACGCGACTGATGGGCCGCGCGCTGTCCCCGTTGACGCTGACGGTCGACCCCGCCGAAGCCGACGGGTTCGCGGCCACGATGCACGGCGTGCGGCTGCGCAACGTCAGCATGCTGTACTTCGACCTGCATGTGCCCGCGACCATCGACATCCCCGAGTCGGGCCGGTACTACGCGGTGCACATGCCGATGAACGGGGTCGCCACCGTCGTCCATCCGTCCTCGACGTTTCAGGCCAACACCATGCGGTCCCTGGTCTCCAGTCCCGGTGTGCCGCTGCGCCTGGAACTGGGCGTCGACGCCCCGCAGCTGCTCATCCGCATCGAGGCGCAGGCGATGACCGCCCACGTGACCCGGTTGATCGGACGTAACCTGGTGCGGCCGTTGGTCTTCGAGCCGGAGTTCGATCTGGCGACCGAAGCGGCGATGCGCTGGCACGCCGCGGTCCAACTGGTGCACACCGAGGTCTACCACGCCGGGTCGCTGATCCAGAAGGGCCGCGCGATCGGACCGGTGGAGGAACTGGTGATGAGCAGCCTGCTCTACCTGCAGCCCTCGAACTACCACGCCGACATCACCCAGCCGTCGTCGCCGGATCCACGCCGCACGGTCATCCAACAGGCGATGGACTTCATCGACGATCACCTGGCCGAGCGGATCACGATGGAGTCGCTGGCCAACGCGGTGCACATGAGTGTGCGGTCGATCCAGCAGGGCTTCCGCTCGGAGCTGGGCATGTCGCCGATGGCGTTCGTGCGCGAGCGCCGCCTCGAGCGCGTGCACGAGGAACTGACCGACGCGATCCCGGCCGACGGCGTGACGGTGACCGCCGTCGCCGAACGCTGGGGCTTCCACCACCTCGGCAGCTTCTCGGTGGAGTACCGCAAACGCTGGGGTGAGGCGCCCTCGGAGACGCTGCGCCGCTGA
- the hypE gene encoding hydrogenase expression/formation protein HypE has product MSETPVSIDPADWVCPLPLRETRRVVLGHGGGGVLSEELIENLFLPAFGGRAGPSRDSAVLHTGAGRIALTTDSYVVQPLFFPGGNIGDLAVNGTINDLACSGARPIGITAGFILEEGLELDVLGTVATTMGKAAAAAGVPIVTGDTKVVGKGGADQLFVNTAGVGVVPAGVDIGPERARPGDVVIVSGDIGEHGVAIMSVREGIDFGTEVHTDSAPLHHLVAAMLAAAGPDAVHVLRDPTRGGLVASVVEIARAAAVGVALDEAAIPVPETVASACSFLGLDPLQVANEGKLVAFVAAEHAEAVLAAMRARPEGAAAAVIGRVVAEHPGMAVARTPFGTTRVVERELGEQLPRIC; this is encoded by the coding sequence ATGTCTGAGACACCGGTGTCGATCGACCCCGCGGACTGGGTGTGCCCGTTGCCGCTGCGCGAGACCCGGCGGGTGGTGCTGGGCCACGGTGGGGGCGGTGTGCTCTCCGAGGAACTGATCGAGAACCTCTTCCTGCCCGCGTTCGGTGGCCGGGCCGGCCCGTCACGCGATTCCGCGGTGCTGCACACCGGCGCCGGGCGCATCGCGCTGACCACCGATTCGTATGTCGTGCAGCCGTTGTTCTTCCCCGGCGGCAACATCGGCGATCTCGCGGTCAACGGGACCATCAACGACCTGGCCTGCAGCGGCGCCCGGCCGATCGGCATCACCGCCGGCTTCATCCTCGAGGAGGGTCTCGAACTCGACGTGCTCGGTACGGTCGCGACCACGATGGGCAAGGCCGCCGCCGCGGCCGGGGTGCCGATCGTCACCGGTGACACCAAGGTCGTCGGAAAGGGCGGTGCGGATCAGCTTTTCGTCAACACCGCCGGTGTCGGTGTGGTGCCCGCGGGGGTCGACATCGGGCCGGAGCGGGCGCGTCCGGGCGACGTGGTGATCGTCTCCGGCGACATCGGCGAGCACGGTGTGGCGATCATGAGCGTGCGCGAGGGCATCGACTTCGGCACCGAGGTGCACACCGACAGCGCCCCGCTGCACCACCTGGTGGCCGCGATGCTCGCCGCCGCCGGTCCGGACGCGGTGCACGTGCTGCGCGACCCGACCCGGGGCGGCCTGGTGGCGTCGGTCGTCGAGATCGCCCGCGCCGCCGCGGTGGGCGTCGCGCTCGACGAGGCGGCGATCCCGGTGCCCGAGACCGTGGCCTCGGCGTGCTCGTTCCTGGGACTGGATCCGTTGCAGGTGGCCAACGAGGGCAAGTTGGTCGCGTTCGTCGCGGCCGAGCACGCCGAAGCCGTGCTGGCCGCCATGCGCGCGCGTCCCGAGGGCGCCGCGGCGGCGGTGATCGGCCGGGTCGTCGCCGAGCACCCGGGGATGGCGGTGGCCCGCACCCCGTTCGGCACCACCCGGGTGGTGGAACGCGAACTGGGGGAGCAGCTCCCGCGTATCTGCTGA
- the hypD gene encoding hydrogenase formation protein HypD, with translation MKYLDEFRDPAAARALVDAIRRRATRTWTVMEVCGGQTHSIIRNGIDQLLDGAVEFIHGPGCPVCVTPLEMIDRALEIASRDDVIFCSFGDMLRVPGSSRDLFGVRARGGDVRIVYSPLDATRVAADNPDKQVVFFGVGFETTAPANAMAVLHAQRLGLTNFSMLVSHVLVPPAMTAILSAPTNRVQGFLAAGHVCSVMGTSEYEPLVRDFRVPIVVTGFEPLDLLEGVRQVVDLLEAGTPALRNAYPRAVSAAGNEVARQTLADVFAVTDRQWRGIGMIPRSGWTLSPRYAEFDAERRFGVGHLQVAESAECRAGEVLQGLLKPHECPAFGRTCTPRTPLGATMVSSEGACAAYYQFRRLTHV, from the coding sequence GTGAAGTACCTCGACGAGTTCCGCGACCCCGCGGCGGCCAGGGCGCTGGTCGATGCGATCCGCCGCCGTGCCACCCGGACGTGGACGGTGATGGAAGTGTGTGGCGGACAGACGCATTCGATCATCCGCAACGGCATCGACCAGCTCCTCGACGGTGCGGTGGAATTCATCCACGGCCCGGGTTGCCCGGTGTGCGTCACACCGCTGGAGATGATCGACCGCGCGCTGGAGATCGCGTCGCGCGACGACGTGATCTTCTGCTCGTTCGGCGACATGCTGCGGGTCCCCGGCAGCAGCCGGGACCTGTTCGGGGTGCGTGCCCGCGGCGGCGACGTCCGCATCGTGTACTCACCGCTGGACGCGACCCGCGTGGCCGCGGACAACCCGGACAAGCAGGTGGTGTTCTTCGGCGTGGGCTTCGAGACCACCGCACCGGCCAACGCGATGGCGGTGCTGCACGCCCAGCGGCTCGGGCTGACGAACTTCTCGATGCTGGTGTCGCACGTGCTCGTGCCGCCGGCGATGACCGCGATCCTGTCCGCGCCGACCAACCGTGTGCAGGGTTTCCTCGCCGCCGGTCATGTGTGCTCGGTGATGGGCACCTCCGAATACGAGCCGCTGGTCCGGGATTTCAGGGTGCCGATCGTGGTGACCGGTTTCGAACCGCTCGACCTGCTCGAGGGTGTGCGCCAGGTCGTCGACCTGCTCGAGGCCGGAACGCCGGCGCTGCGCAACGCCTACCCGCGCGCGGTCAGCGCCGCGGGCAACGAGGTGGCCCGGCAGACCCTCGCCGACGTCTTCGCCGTCACCGACCGGCAGTGGCGCGGCATCGGGATGATCCCCCGGTCGGGGTGGACGCTGTCGCCACGCTATGCCGAGTTCGACGCCGAGCGTCGGTTCGGGGTCGGCCACCTGCAGGTCGCCGAGTCGGCCGAATGCCGTGCCGGTGAGGTGTTGCAGGGACTGCTCAAACCCCACGAGTGCCCCGCCTTCGGCCGCACCTGCACCCCGCGCACGCCGCTGGGCGCGACCATGGTGTCGAGTGAGGGTGCGTGCGCCGCGTACTACCAGTTCCGCCGGCTGACCCATGTCTGA
- a CDS encoding HypC/HybG/HupF family hydrogenase formation chaperone, with translation MCLGIPGKVIDIWEEAGTRMSTVEFGGTTKTVCLAYLPDMEIGEYTIVHAGFAITRLDEASAQETLRMFADLGVLDEELAGEQPMARRDPA, from the coding sequence ATGTGCCTCGGGATCCCCGGAAAGGTGATCGACATCTGGGAGGAGGCCGGGACGCGGATGTCCACGGTCGAATTCGGCGGCACCACCAAGACGGTGTGCCTGGCGTACCTGCCCGACATGGAGATCGGCGAGTACACCATCGTGCACGCGGGTTTCGCGATCACCCGCCTCGACGAGGCGTCCGCGCAGGAGACGTTGCGCATGTTCGCCGACCTGGGTGTCCTCGATGAGGAACTCGCCGGTGAGCAGCCGATGGCGCGAAGGGATCCGGCGTGA
- the hypF gene encoding carbamoyltransferase HypF gives MSARTRVRVSITGVVQGVGFRPTVARIAAAHRVGGFVLNDAGSVQCEFEGPPARVHAAVHTLRTAPPPLAHIDTFVVAPGTALGDRVFRILDSTPGGGDGRTLVAPDIATCPDCLRELFDPTDRRHGHPFITCTNCGPRYTVITDLPYDRPATTMAAFGMCAACAAEYSDPADRRFHAQTIACPDCGPRLAWRGPDDGGSPLDAAAAALRGGLIVSVKGIGGYHLACRADDDEAVARLRQRKNRPAKPFAVMVADIEHARRICVVDDAAERSLTSPAAPIVLLAARPGAVSDAVAPHLRDLGVMLAYSPIHHLLFAGLDVPALVMTSANQGGSPIVYRTEHLGWIDGLADAVLDHDRPIHVPCEDSVVGIDADGNELPLRRSRGFAPLPVPLGVETPATILATGGDLKTTFALTDGHGRAHLSSHLGDMADPRTQSCFAAAVEHLAFLTGRVPDVVAHDAHPQYATTRWAQRHGGRLLAVQHHHAHAVSLLAEHHRLGDPMLAVAFDGTGFGTDGTIWGGELLALTGPAEFTRVGHLAPFRLPGGDGAVRSPARIAVDLLRRAGIAATDDDLPPVAALGPSGMHILTQQLERDLGCVPTTSMGRLFDAVASLLGVCQQVTYEGQAAVELEHLARTGHAGAAVDFDVSAGMLDPTPVVRALVDGLRAGAARADLALLFHDAVIRATVRAAGDAAAAAGMPTVGLTGGVFANRLLLAGIAAGLRARGLEVLTHRVVPCNDGGLALGQAAVAALSGSPGALRERSEPCASGSPER, from the coding sequence ATGAGCGCACGCACGCGCGTACGGGTGAGCATCACCGGCGTGGTCCAGGGAGTGGGGTTCCGCCCCACGGTCGCGAGGATCGCTGCTGCGCACCGGGTGGGCGGATTCGTGCTCAACGACGCCGGATCGGTGCAGTGCGAGTTCGAGGGTCCCCCCGCGCGCGTCCACGCGGCGGTGCACACCCTGCGCACCGCCCCGCCACCGCTGGCGCACATCGACACGTTCGTCGTCGCGCCCGGTACCGCGCTCGGCGACCGGGTGTTCCGCATCCTGGACAGCACTCCGGGTGGCGGCGACGGCCGGACCCTCGTCGCGCCCGACATCGCCACCTGCCCGGACTGCCTGCGCGAGCTGTTCGACCCGACCGACCGGCGCCACGGCCACCCGTTCATCACCTGCACGAACTGCGGGCCGCGCTACACCGTGATCACCGATCTGCCCTACGACCGGCCCGCCACCACGATGGCCGCCTTCGGCATGTGCGCGGCGTGCGCCGCGGAGTACTCCGACCCCGCCGACCGGCGCTTCCACGCCCAGACCATCGCGTGCCCCGACTGCGGTCCTCGGCTCGCGTGGCGCGGCCCCGACGACGGTGGCTCGCCGCTGGATGCCGCCGCCGCCGCGCTGCGGGGCGGCCTCATCGTCTCGGTCAAGGGAATCGGCGGATACCACCTGGCCTGCCGCGCGGACGACGACGAGGCCGTGGCGCGGCTGCGGCAGCGGAAGAACCGGCCCGCCAAGCCTTTCGCGGTCATGGTCGCCGACATCGAGCACGCCCGCCGGATCTGCGTGGTCGACGACGCGGCGGAGCGGTCGCTGACCTCGCCCGCAGCGCCCATCGTGCTGCTGGCAGCCCGACCCGGCGCGGTGAGCGACGCGGTGGCGCCTCACCTGCGCGACCTCGGGGTGATGCTCGCCTATTCGCCGATCCACCACCTGCTCTTCGCCGGGCTCGACGTGCCGGCTCTGGTGATGACCTCGGCCAACCAGGGCGGCTCGCCGATCGTCTACCGCACCGAGCATCTGGGGTGGATCGACGGACTGGCCGACGCGGTGCTCGACCACGACCGCCCCATCCACGTGCCCTGCGAGGACTCCGTCGTCGGCATCGACGCCGACGGAAACGAGCTGCCGCTGAGACGTTCTCGCGGCTTCGCTCCGCTGCCCGTTCCGCTCGGCGTCGAGACGCCGGCGACAATCCTGGCCACTGGCGGCGACCTCAAGACGACGTTCGCGCTGACCGACGGCCACGGCCGGGCGCACCTGTCGTCCCACCTGGGGGACATGGCCGACCCGCGCACCCAGAGCTGCTTCGCGGCAGCGGTGGAGCACCTCGCCTTTCTCACCGGACGTGTGCCCGACGTCGTCGCGCACGACGCGCACCCGCAGTACGCGACGACGCGGTGGGCGCAGCGCCACGGGGGCCGGCTGCTCGCCGTGCAGCACCACCACGCCCACGCGGTGTCGCTGCTGGCCGAGCACCACCGGCTCGGCGACCCGATGCTCGCGGTGGCCTTCGACGGCACCGGCTTCGGCACCGACGGCACGATCTGGGGCGGCGAGCTGCTCGCACTCACCGGCCCGGCGGAGTTCACCCGGGTGGGCCACCTGGCGCCGTTCCGGCTGCCGGGCGGCGACGGCGCCGTCCGGTCGCCGGCGCGCATCGCGGTGGACCTGCTGCGGCGGGCCGGTATCGCTGCGACCGACGACGACCTGCCGCCGGTGGCCGCGCTCGGACCGTCGGGCATGCACATCCTGACCCAGCAGCTGGAGCGCGATCTCGGCTGCGTGCCGACCACCAGCATGGGCCGGCTGTTCGACGCGGTGGCCAGCCTGCTCGGGGTGTGCCAGCAGGTCACCTACGAGGGGCAGGCGGCGGTCGAGCTCGAACATCTGGCGCGCACCGGGCACGCCGGTGCAGCAGTGGACTTCGACGTGTCGGCCGGAATGCTCGACCCCACCCCGGTGGTACGCGCGCTGGTCGACGGCCTGCGCGCGGGAGCTGCTCGGGCCGACCTGGCGCTCCTGTTCCACGACGCGGTGATCCGCGCGACGGTGCGGGCCGCCGGGGATGCGGCGGCGGCCGCGGGCATGCCGACCGTCGGGTTGACCGGCGGGGTGTTCGCCAACCGCCTGCTGCTCGCCGGGATCGCGGCCGGGCTGCGTGCGCGAGGGCTGGAGGTGCTCACCCACCGGGTGGTGCCGTGCAACGACGGCGGACTGGCGCTCGGGCAGGCGGCGGTGGCCGCGCTGTCCGGGTCGCCGGGTGCGCTCAGGGAAAGGAGTGAGCCATGTGCCTCGGGATCCCCGGAAAGGTGA
- a CDS encoding hydrogenase maturation nickel metallochaperone HypA — MHELSLCHAIAGVVRTHAEGRPVEVVRVRVGALRQVVAESLMFCWTIAADHEGLGEAVLELEQVPAAVSCRACGRESEITSRWSVRCPACDSGDVTVVRGEEFLVTSIDIRSDEAAEVRHG; from the coding sequence GTGCACGAACTGTCGCTGTGTCACGCCATCGCCGGTGTGGTGCGCACCCACGCCGAGGGCCGTCCGGTCGAAGTGGTGCGGGTGCGTGTCGGCGCGCTGCGGCAGGTGGTGGCCGAATCGTTGATGTTCTGCTGGACGATCGCCGCCGACCACGAGGGCCTCGGCGAGGCGGTCCTCGAGCTCGAGCAGGTGCCCGCCGCGGTGAGCTGCCGGGCCTGCGGCCGGGAGTCGGAGATCACGTCGCGGTGGTCGGTGCGCTGCCCTGCCTGCGACAGCGGCGACGTCACGGTGGTGCGCGGTGAGGAGTTCCTGGTGACGTCGATCGACATCCGGTCCGACGAGGCGGCCGAGGTCCGTCATGGGTAG
- the hypB gene encoding hydrogenase nickel incorporation protein HypB, giving the protein MGRFHRHDDGTVHSHDGDHGDHGHGDHSGYQTATQRVDVLEAIFSENDVRAADNREAFARNGIRAVNMMSSPGSGKTAVLAATLDELAGDVAVGIVEGDIATDLDAARLSGRGAQISLLNTDNGFGGECHLDAPMVSRALAGLALKDLDLVIIENVGNLVCPAEFDVGEHAKVMVYSLTEGEDKPLKYPVMFRAVDVVLLNKIDLAPYLDADVATYTERIRQVNPSAVILPVSAKTGEGMAAWFGWLRSFVAG; this is encoded by the coding sequence ATGGGTAGGTTCCACCGCCACGACGACGGCACCGTGCACAGCCACGACGGCGACCACGGTGATCACGGGCACGGCGACCACAGCGGCTACCAGACCGCCACGCAGCGCGTCGACGTCCTCGAGGCCATCTTCTCCGAGAACGACGTGCGGGCCGCCGACAACCGGGAGGCGTTCGCGCGCAACGGTATCCGGGCCGTGAACATGATGAGCTCCCCCGGTTCGGGCAAGACCGCCGTACTGGCCGCGACGCTCGACGAGCTTGCCGGCGACGTGGCCGTCGGCATCGTCGAAGGGGACATCGCCACCGACCTGGACGCCGCGCGCCTGTCCGGTCGCGGCGCGCAGATCTCACTTCTCAACACCGACAACGGGTTCGGGGGCGAGTGCCACCTCGACGCACCGATGGTGAGCCGGGCGCTGGCCGGGCTGGCGCTGAAAGACCTCGACCTGGTGATCATCGAAAACGTCGGCAACCTGGTGTGCCCCGCGGAGTTCGACGTCGGCGAGCACGCCAAGGTGATGGTCTACTCGCTGACCGAAGGCGAGGACAAGCCGCTCAAGTACCCGGTGATGTTCCGCGCCGTGGACGTCGTGCTGCTCAACAAGATCGACCTGGCCCCCTACCTCGACGCCGACGTCGCGACCTACACCGAGCGGATCCGGCAGGTCAATCCGAGCGCGGTGATCCTTCCGGTCAGCGCCAAGACCGGCGAGGGCATGGCCGCGTGGTTCGGCTGGCTGCGATCGTTCGTCGCCGGCTGA
- a CDS encoding Lrp/AsnC family transcriptional regulator — protein MADESSDVSGPRNPGPKDVRAVIDDVDRRILTALHDDARMPNSALAELVGIAASTCHGRVRRLQELGVIRGFYADIDPAAIGLTLQAMISVSLQANARGKIRNFIGQIRRKPQVMDVYFLAGADDFLLHVAARDTDDLRSFVVENLNADADVAGTQTSLIFEHLRGASPL, from the coding sequence ATGGCAGACGAATCGTCGGATGTATCCGGTCCGCGCAACCCGGGACCGAAGGATGTTCGAGCCGTCATCGACGACGTCGACCGGCGCATCCTGACCGCCCTGCACGACGATGCCCGGATGCCCAACAGCGCGTTGGCTGAGCTCGTCGGCATCGCGGCGTCGACCTGCCACGGCCGGGTGCGCAGACTGCAGGAGTTGGGCGTGATCCGCGGGTTCTACGCCGACATCGATCCCGCGGCGATCGGACTGACCCTGCAGGCGATGATCTCGGTGAGCCTGCAGGCCAATGCCCGCGGCAAAATCCGCAACTTCATCGGCCAGATCCGGCGCAAGCCGCAGGTGATGGACGTCTACTTCCTCGCGGGCGCCGACGACTTCCTCCTGCACGTCGCCGCGCGCGACACCGACGATCTGCGGTCGTTCGTGGTGGAGAACCTCAACGCCGACGCCGACGTCGCCGGCACCCAGACCTCACTGATCTTCGAGCACCTGCGCGGCGCGTCCCCGCTCTAG
- the ald gene encoding alanine dehydrogenase has protein sequence MRVGVPTEIKNNEYRVAITPAGVAELAHRGHEVLIQAGAGDGSAITDADFKGAGAQIVDTADEVWAEAELLLKVKEPIEPEYAKMRKGQTLFTYLHLAASKPCTDALLASGTTSIAYETVQTADGALPLLAPMSEVAGRLSAQVGAYHLMRTQGGRGVLMGGVPGVAPAKVVVIGGGMAGDNAAAVAWGMGAHVTVFDLNINILRKIDAEYGGAIETRYSSRLDLETAVKDADLVIGAVLIPGAKAPKLVTNSTVAAMRSGAVLVDIAIDQGGCFEDSRPTTHDDPTFAVHDTVFYCVANMPGAVPRTSTYALTNATMPYVVKLADKGWQEACRGDGSLAKGLSTHEGALLSEQVATDLGLPFTDPAGLLG, from the coding sequence ATGCGTGTCGGTGTGCCGACCGAGATCAAGAACAACGAGTACCGGGTTGCGATCACGCCCGCCGGCGTGGCCGAACTGGCCCACCGCGGCCACGAGGTGCTGATCCAGGCCGGCGCCGGTGACGGTTCGGCGATCACCGACGCCGACTTCAAGGGCGCCGGCGCGCAGATCGTCGACACCGCCGACGAAGTCTGGGCCGAGGCCGAGCTGCTGCTCAAGGTCAAGGAGCCGATCGAGCCCGAGTACGCCAAGATGCGCAAGGGGCAGACCCTCTTCACCTACCTGCACCTCGCCGCGTCCAAGCCGTGCACCGACGCGCTGCTCGCCTCCGGCACCACCTCCATCGCCTACGAGACCGTGCAGACCGCTGACGGCGCGCTGCCGCTGCTCGCCCCGATGAGCGAGGTCGCGGGCCGGCTCTCGGCGCAGGTCGGCGCCTACCACCTGATGCGCACCCAGGGCGGCCGCGGTGTGCTGATGGGCGGTGTCCCCGGCGTGGCCCCGGCCAAGGTCGTGGTGATCGGCGGCGGGATGGCCGGCGACAACGCTGCCGCCGTCGCCTGGGGCATGGGCGCCCACGTCACGGTGTTCGACCTGAACATCAACATCCTGCGCAAGATCGACGCCGAGTACGGCGGCGCCATCGAGACCCGGTACTCCTCACGCCTGGACCTCGAGACCGCGGTCAAGGACGCCGACCTGGTGATCGGCGCCGTGCTGATCCCCGGCGCGAAGGCTCCCAAGCTGGTCACCAATTCGACGGTCGCGGCCATGAGGTCCGGCGCGGTGCTGGTCGACATCGCGATCGATCAGGGCGGCTGCTTCGAGGACTCGCGCCCCACCACCCACGACGATCCCACCTTCGCGGTGCACGACACGGTGTTCTACTGCGTGGCCAACATGCCCGGCGCCGTGCCGCGCACATCGACCTACGCGCTGACCAACGCCACCATGCCCTACGTCGTCAAGCTGGCCGACAAGGGCTGGCAGGAGGCGTGCCGGGGCGATGGCTCGCTGGCCAAGGGCCTGTCGACGCACGAGGGCGCGCTGCTGTCCGAGCAGGTCGCCACCGATCTGGGCCTGCCCTTCACCGATCCGGCCGGCCTGCTCGGCTGA
- a CDS encoding YchJ family protein has protein sequence MQHDDPCPCGRSATAGACCLPLVQGERQADTPEELMRSRYTAFALGDADYLWRTWHPRTRPEQVTVDPAVVWTGLEIVDTGGDEVEFRATFVENQRTGTLHERSRFAVRARRWFYVDGEMSG, from the coding sequence ATGCAGCACGACGACCCCTGCCCGTGTGGCCGCTCCGCGACCGCCGGCGCCTGCTGCCTGCCGCTGGTGCAGGGGGAGCGGCAGGCGGACACCCCGGAGGAGTTGATGCGGTCGCGCTACACCGCCTTCGCGCTCGGCGACGCCGACTATCTCTGGCGCACCTGGCATCCGCGCACCCGCCCCGAGCAGGTGACGGTCGATCCCGCCGTCGTGTGGACCGGGCTGGAGATCGTCGACACGGGCGGCGATGAGGTGGAATTCCGGGCGACCTTCGTCGAAAACCAACGAACCGGGACGCTGCATGAGCGGTCCCGGTTCGCTGTGAGAGCCCGTCGCTGGTTCTACGTCGACGGGGAGATGTCTGGTTGA